One genomic segment of Arachis duranensis cultivar V14167 chromosome 4, aradu.V14167.gnm2.J7QH, whole genome shotgun sequence includes these proteins:
- the LOC107485428 gene encoding protein cornichon homolog 4 → MGEVFYWIFTFLLILALLGLLGYQLIMLVDLEFDYINPYDSTSRINQVILPEFIIQGIFCVTNLLAGHWVIFLIGLPCMYYNVRLYIKKEHLADVTEIYNKLNWEKKMRLFKVGHSVLLFVLSVLSLVWSLSEE, encoded by the exons ATGGGGGAAGTGTTTTATTGGATCTTCACGTTTCTTCTAATTTTGGCCCTTCTCGGTCTTCTCGGTTACCAG CTAATAATGTTGGTAGACCTGGAGTTTGACTATATCAACCCATATGATTCAACGTCTCGGATTAACCAGGTTATCTTGCCTGAATTCATCATCCAAGGGATCTTCTGCGTCACCAATCTATTAGCAGGACACTGGGTTATATTCTTGATAGGACTCCCTTGCATGTATTACAATGTGAGATT GTACATTAAAAAGGAGCATTTAGCTGATGTTACTGAAATCTACAATAAACTGAATTGGGAAAAAAAGATGCGGTTATTTAAAGTCGGACATTCCGTCTTGCTATTTGTCCTTTCTGTGCTAAG CTTGGTATGGAGCCTTTCTGAGGAATAG
- the LOC107485426 gene encoding AT-hook motif nuclear-localized protein 7, producing the protein MEAREAISSGVTVIGAEAPSAYHVAPRSEAPSQVPGPDAAANAALGVSPVSVGLDGTTVKKKRGRPRKYGPDGSVNMALSPLPISSSAPSSNEFSSFHSSGKRGKSRGMEYKHSKKFGGGDILGDSMGTSFMPHIITVNAGEDITMKVISFSQQGPRAICILSATGVISNVTLRQPDSSGGTLTYEGRFEILSLTGSFMPTDNEGTRSRSGGMSVTLSSPDGRVLGGGVAGLLVAASPVQVVVGSFLPSNQQDPKPKKQKHDYAPPPAVNPPAVAVSSAPPPSTNGDKEDVMGGHVMQHNPGAFNSSLTPPSAFRRDSWVNMHSMPDSIKSTTDINISLPDD; encoded by the exons ATGGAGGCAAGAGAAGCTATTAGCTCTGGGGTTACGGTGATAGGGGCGGAAGCTCCCTCTGCATACCATGTGGCACCAAGGAGTGAAGCTCCGAGCCAAGTTCCTGGCCCGGATGCAGCTGCTAATGCTGCTCTTGGTGTTTCGCCCGTGAGTGTGGGATTGGATGGAACAACAGTTAAGAAAAAACGTGGTAGGCCAAGGAAGTATGGACCGGATGGATCGGTTAATATGGCATTGTCACCATTGCCAATTTCTTCTTCGGCTCCGTCTTCTAACGAATTTTCGAGCTTCCATTCAAGTGGCAAGCGAGGGAAATCGCGGGGTATGGAGTACAAGCACTCAAAGAAATTCGGAGGAGGGGATATTCTAG GAGATTCCATGGGTACAAGCTTTATGCCCCATATCATTACTGTCAATGCTGGCGAG GACATCACAATGAAGGTTATATCGTTTTCTCAACAAGGACCACGAGCTATATGCATACTATCTGCTACTGGTGTAATTTCAAATGTTACGCTTCGCCAGCCTGATTCTTCAGGAGGAACTTTGACCTATGAG GGTCGTTTCGAGATACTTTCCTTGACTGGATCATTTATGCCTACTGACAACGAAGGAACGAGAAGCCGGTCAGGTGGGATGAGTGTCACCTTGTCCAGCCCTGATGGCCGTGTCTTAGGTGGTGGCGTTGCTGGTCTTCTTGTAGCTGCCAGTCCTGTGCAG GTGGTTGTTGGAAGTTTTCTGCCAAGCAACCAGCAAGATCCGAAACCAAAGAAGCAGAAGCATGATTACGCACCACCACCAGCAGTTAACCCCCCCGCCGTTGCAGTGTCCTCTGCGCCACCACCCTCAACTAATGGCGATAAAGAGGATGTCATGGGTGGGCACGTGATGCAACACAATCCCGGAGCCTTCAACTCTAGCCTCACTCCTCCCTCGGCCTTCCGAAGGGACAGCTGGGTTAACATGCATTCCATGCCGGACTCGATTAAATCCACCACGGATATTAACATATCTTTGCCTGATGATTGA